The Eublepharis macularius isolate TG4126 chromosome 3, MPM_Emac_v1.0, whole genome shotgun sequence genome has a window encoding:
- the LOC129326684 gene encoding lysozyme g-like translates to MAVSYYGNIMDVETSGASLRTARAEGLNDGGVQASETIAAKDLKYMEKYKTMIKNVSQKTGIDAAVIAGIISRESHAGTVLKDGWGDHGNGFGLMQVDKRYHKTVGTWDSEAPISQGASILCDMINRIAKKFPQWTKEQQLKGGISAYNAGPCNVQSYDKMDIGTTGNDYANDVTARAKFYKIQSY, encoded by the exons ATGGCAG TTTCTTATTATGGCAACATAATGGATGTTGAAACTTCTGGGGCTTCGCTTCGAACCGCGAGAGCAGAAGGCCTAAATGATGGTG GAGTTCAAGCTTCAGAAACAATTGCAGCCAAAGACCTCAAATATATGGAGAAATATAAAACAATGATAAAGAATGTCAGTCAGAAAACAGGCATTGATGCAGCTGTGATTGCTGGTATAATCTCTCGAGAATCTCATGCTGGAACTGTTCTGAAAGATGGCTGGGGTGACCATGGAAACGGATTTGGCTTAATGCAG GTTGATAAAAGATACCATAAAACAGTTGGCACATGGGATAGTGAAGCACCTATTTCTCAGGGTGCCAGCATTCTTTGTGACATGATAAATAGAATTGCAAAAAAGTTTCCACAATGGACGAAGGAACAACAGCTCAAAG GCGGGATTTCAGCCTACAACGCAGGACCTTGTAATGTTCAATCCTACGACAAAATGGATATCGGCACAACAGGGAATGATTATGCCAATGATGTTACTGCAAGAGCCAAGTTTTACAAGATACAGAGTTACTAG
- the MITD1 gene encoding MIT domain-containing protein 1: MEKPAVLVLKRAVELDVASRFQESLICYQEGIDLLLQALKATKDETKKAHYREKISSYMSRAEDIKKNLEKEREDGKYHKQIKIEENTKGFSYEKLFYDYLNETVTEVWIEDPYIRQVHQLYNFLRFCEMLIKGPCKVKIIHLLTSYDEGSGKNQQISALQEIEQSLKDYGVILDVSYSSSIHDREIRFNNGWMIKIGRGLDFYKKPQGRFCLGYCDFDLRPCHETTVDVFHAKHTKKT, from the exons ATGGAAAAGCCGGCGGTGCTGGTGTTGAAGCGGGCGGTGGAGCTGGACGTGGCGTCTCGTTTCCAGGAGTCGCTTATTTGTTACCAGGAAGGGATAGATCTTCTCCTGCAGGCGCTTAAAG CTACAAAAGATGAGACCAAAAAAGCTCATTACAGAGAAAAAATATCAAGTTACATGAGCAGAGCTGAAGATATCAAGAAGAAccttgagaaagagagagaag ATGGAAAATACCACAAACAAATTAAGATTGAAGAAAATACAAAAGGTTTCAGCTATGAAAAGCTGTTCTATGACTATCTTAATGAAACTGTTACAGAGGTTTGGATTGAGGACCCTTATATTAGGCAAGTTCATCAG CTATACAACTTCTTAAGATTCTGTGAAATGCTTATTAAAGGACCATGTAAAGTGAAAATTATCCATCTCCTCACCTCGTATGATGAA GGTAGTGGAAAGAATCAGCAGATAAGTGCTCTACAAGAGATAGAACAGTCCCTAAAGGATTATGGTGTAATACTGGATGTGTCATACTCTTCTTCAATACATGACCGAGAGATTAG ATTCAACAATGGATGGATGATAAAGATTGGACGAGGCCTTGATTTTTATAAGAAACCACAG GGTCGTTTTTGCCTTGGGTACTGTGACTTTGATTTGAGACCATGTCATGAAACTACTGTGGATGTCTTTCATGCAAAACATACAAAGAAAACATGA
- the MRPL30 gene encoding 39S ribosomal protein L30, mitochondrial, with product MAACGAMLCRGAVGSPLGVWQSLAKNKIQPVTWIRQKFTKSRIPEWVFQPKPGDHEKYGGDPQQPHKLHLVTRIRSGRRRPYWEKDMLACLGLGKRFEPVVHKNIPSVNSKLKVIKHLVSIKPLKLPHGIPTEEEMSDVYLNSKGELIIRRHLQPVEQKTIDSS from the exons ATGGCGGCGTGTGGAGCTATGTTGTGCCGGGGAGCGGTGGGAAGCCCTCTTGGGGTTTGGCAG AGTTtagcaaaaaacaaaatacagccAGTTACTTGGATTCGACAGAAATTTACAAAGTCACGAATTCCAGAATGG GTATTTCAGCCAAAACCTGGTGATCATGAAAAATATGGTGGTGATCCCCAGCAGCCTCACAAATTGCACCTTGTCACTAGGATCAGAAGTGGAAGAAGGCGTCCTTATTGGGAAAAGGATATGCTAGCATGTCTTGGATTGGGAAAA CGGTTCGAACCTGTAGTGCACAAAAACATTCCTTCTGTGAATTCAAAACTGAAAGTTATCAAACACCTAGTAAG CATAAAGCCATTAAAACTACCCCATGGAATTCCTACTGAAGAGGAGATGTCTGATGTTTATCTTAACAGCAAAGGAGAACTAATAATTCGCCGTCATCTACAACCAGTGGAACAGAAAACCATAGACTCTTCATAA
- the LIPT1 gene encoding lipoyltransferase 1, mitochondrial has translation MIIRPSMKKFFQLHHVLKIPSTGFKWAPKGGLILQSVSQDIYHNLALEDWIHDTVDLENRQVLFLWRNSSTVVIGRHQNPWQECNLKLMRQNGIKLARRRSGGGTVYHDLGNINLTFFTSRKRYERMENLRLVVKALKALRPQLDVQATARCDLLLNGIFKISGTAAKLGRTVAYHHCTLLCNTDKRILSSVLKSPYNGIKSNATPSVPALVKNLLEEDPTLTCEMLLGAIAEEYASHNHADNHIIVINPADETEFPGIGNKARELQAWDWLYGKTPKFSISKCLSIVDEQSCLDIKINMDVKNGKIETCNIDVPQHWLPQAMCDKLKDSLIGSKFCPTETTTVVNALLRTCADYKLYSKWNLLCQKVLTLM, from the coding sequence ATGATAATCCGGCCAtctatgaaaaagtttttccagttacaCCATGTTCTCAAGATTCCATCTACTGGTTTCAAATGGGCACCAAAAGGAGGGCTTATCTTGCAATCTGTTTCTCAGGACATATACCATAATTTAGCTTTAGAAGACTGGATCCATGATACTGTGGACTTAGAGAACAGGCAAGTTCTTTTCCTATGGAGAAATTCTTCCACTGTTGTGATAGGCAGACACCAGAATCCTTGGCAGGAATGTAATCTTAAACTCATGCGGCAGAATGGAATAAAACTAGCCAGAAGAAGAAGCGGAGGAGGAACTGTTTACCACGATCTAGGCAACATCAATTTGACTTTCTTTACAAGTAGAAAAAGGTATGAAAGAATGGAAAATTTAAGACTGGTTGTTAAAGCTTTAAAAGCCCTCCGACCACAATTAGATGTGCAAGCTACTGCAAGATGTGACCTCTTGCtaaatgggatttttaaaatctcAGGCACTGCTGCAAAGCTAGGAAGGACTGTAGCTTACCACCACTGCACCTTGCTCTGTAATACTGACAAACGTATTTTATCATCTGTATTGAAAAGTCCATACAATGGGATAAAGAGCAATGCCACACCGAGTGTCCCAGCCTTAGTGAAAAACCTCCTGGAAGAGGACCCTACGTTAACTTGTGAGATGCTTCTGGGTGCCATTGCTGAAGAGTATGCTTCACATAATCATGCCGATAACCATATCATTGTAATAAATCCAGCTGATGAAACAGAGTTCCCTGGCATTGGTAATAAAGCAAGAGAACTACAAGCCTGGGACTGGCTATATGGTAAAACACCCAAGTTCAGCATTAGCAAATGCTTGAGCATAGTAGATGAACAATCTTGCCTTGATATCAAAATAAATATGGATGTAAAGAATGGCAAAATCGAAACATGCAATATCGATGTTCCTCAGCACTGGCTGCCACAAGCAATGTGTGATAAACTGAAGGACAGCCTTATTGGCAGCAAGTTCTGTCCTACTGAAACTACAACTGTGGTAAATGCTTTGCTAAGAACATGTGCAGATTACAAATTATACAGCAAATGGAATCTCTTATGTCAGAAAGTGCTAACACTCATGTGA